catcaatttgTGCCTCAATTCCAAACTAACTAGGATACCTACACCTTTTACTTCACTGTATTCGCCCTTTTGGACATTTTATTGAGTGATATCAAAgacgaaaaacacaaaaaaggcTCTAAAGCCGGTTGGCGCTGTAAGTAAAAAGCGCAAATAAAGCATGGGCTTTAACAAAGAAAGTCACAAAGAGAGacaaaaatacaaatatgtaTGTGTAATCCAAGAttaataattataagcatgaataacaaaacatatggacaaagaaattgaaaagattgtgataaagtgaaatatcaattgtttagtgtcgCTTCCTCAAGGTTACACTCATTAGCAAAGAAAGGTATaccttagagccttgatgacgAAATTGAAACGCCCGCCAAGCGAGGCGAAACGCTTAAACATGTTTTGTGCATCGTTCAGGGCTTAAGCGTGCTTTAGGCGCGCGCCATTGACAACACCGATTTCATTCAATGTCTAAGAGAATTTATCATATCATGAGTATTTCCAATTGAAGGTCAACTTACAGCGACCGTCTATTTTTTATTCAAACTTAGGACCAACTACGAAAACCTCATCTAAACCTGAATTTATTGGAAACAAGCATGTGGATATCCTTTTTATTGCCTTCTCTTGGACTTCCAAGTCAAAGGACATGCATTTCAATTCATTCTTGCTTAACCAAATTCAAAGGCTAATGCATGATGATACTAGAACAAGTTTATGACCTGTGACTAATAAATCAACAATGCCATTTGTCAGCAAAATTATACATCCTTGAGGTCAACATCTAAGTAGCAGGACAAAGAAAGAGAGGAATATCATTGCAGCTCATACACAGCTACCAAGATTCACAGACCACAAAAAGGGAACAAAAAGCAGATAACATGGCGCATTGACCCTCGCTACACTAAACCTCATCTAGAAAACAAGGTGTGGTATCTGCAACCGCTAAAAATTGGAACTACAACAAATAATTAATATCATTGATTTCTTACAGCTAAAGAGAAAACAAATGTGAAAGTTCCGAATTACCAGAAGGTACATTTGACAGTCAATCACCAATCGTCCATTTGCCAAGCCCTTGATAATTCATGTTGGCAGCTTTCAGACTAGCATGGACAGAAACATCTCGAGAGCATGCTCTGTGCAGACCAATCAAAAATTCCTCTGTGGCTATCTCAAAGAGAACATCTTGGTGGAACACAGAGAGCAGCTTGTCCCACATGATTCTTTTCTGTGCAAAATTCACTTTTGCAGCTCAAAATTTAGCTTGAGATAAAGTTCGAGGCAGACACCTTCCTGGAAACTAGTAGAAATTTTAAAAGCAAGAGGTCAGCCTTCTGGTGTAGCAATAGTCACATTATGTCTAGGGCATTCCAActcatattaaataaataaaatgaaagtGATTAGAATTTGTGGAGGACTACACGTAATAATAGGTGGCCAAATTAGCTAAGCTACAATGAACGGTAAACTTAGGTATGTACTTGTATTGCAACTAAAAATGAGATCAGGATCCCATCATTTGGCTACTAAATAATCTCTGATAAAAAAGGGTTCTGCTTTCACCTGGGGAGTCTATCAGTTTTTTTATGAGTTCAGTTCCAGACAGCATTTTATATGTGATGCTCAGAAGAATGTATTTTTCTCATCTTCTCAAGTATTTTAGAAGGAACAGGCTCACGTCACTAAAGTGCATTATGTAAAATACTTTATGGCCCAGGAGGGGAAAAACTAGAACAGCTTGCTTAAAATTTTTTACCAGCCCTAACATATTATGCTAATTCAGCGATGATTTAGTATCATCCAAATGGGCTAGTCATCCCATTTGTTTGCAAGTTTAGTCAAGTATTAGACTTTCTTAtagcaacaacaacccagtataatcccactagtgggatctggggagtGTAATTTGTACGCAGACATTACCCCTatcctagggtagagaggctgtttccgatagaccctcggctccctccctccaagaactccccaccttgctcttggggtgactcgaactcacaccctcttggttggaagtggagggtactcaccactagagcaacccactcttgtctaatATTTTCTTATAGCAGTTTCATAATATTAAAGAGTGGACATGGAGTCAACAACCAGAGAGATACTGATTCACAGAACTATCAATCTACAATATGTACCAGTTGAAGGAGATGCAGATAAATGGATTGTCCATACCTTTCCACCTTGCCAACTAAACTCAAAAAGGAGCCTCAAGTGATTCATCCCAGACATCTGCACTTCCATTGGAGGCGTCCTCTGCATCTTCCTCCATTGAGAGTCTAATATATTCCCTGTGTGCAAAGCGATCCCACTCAGTCAAATTCGGGTTCTCGCGCTCctggaacaaaaagaaaaatcatgTTAATACATTGGTAAGAATGATGAAGGAATGTAGAACAGCCACATTTACTTATTAATCAAACATTAACTTTTCAATTACCTGACGTATTAGGAATGGGTCGCGAGTTTCAAATGCCATGAACTTATTGAGGTTAAAGAGTATATTGAAAACACTGCCGGATAATTTATTACCCTTCAAGTCATGTAACATAAAATAACTTTCATCCTGCAAGTAAGGAAAATTCAGTGTTATGTATCATTCTTGAAAATTtacccaacaacaacaacaaaccagtagaatcccacaagtggggtctggggagggtagtgtgtacgcagaccttacccttacctatGAAGGTAGAGAGCTTGTTTCCGAAAAACCCTTCTTGAAAATTTACCCAGATGGTACAAATTAAAACAGGTGCAGATTATATATCATGCATCAAGTCAAACAATACAGAGTTGAAGAATGGCATTAATTATTTCAATTGGAAAAGAAAACGACAACTTCTTTCCCAAATTAATCATGCATTTACGGAAGGAAACAAATCTGTTGTGTTTCTAATCTCCACAGGACCATTGACTAAGAAATTACTCAGCACATTGGTTAATTACTTCACCATCAAGAAGATAAAATCTGACTGTCAAACTCCCACCAGACAGCTTAAAAAGAAATACAGTTCACTAACTTTAACTTATGCATCACCTTCTTTCACAAAAAAGACCATTCAGAGAATGCAACTTACAAACTTCAAGTTAGGTGCCAAAAGAGGTCAACTAGAAGTTTTCTTTCATTAGAGAAGAAAAGCATTAATCTGATGAATATGTCACAGCATGTAAAGGACACAACATGATAAAGACATCACATGTGAAAAAACAAGATTACCTCTGGACTAATCATGTCAACCATCTGGCACAATATATCCTCAAAAAGCACTGGCTCTTGGCCCATGCATTCCATTCTATGCAACTGCTCCTCATAAAAAAATTGCATTTCATTCCTAGTCAGAACACCATTCCCATCCAAATCTATGCATTTGAACCTGCCCATAAAATAAATTGAGATATAGAAAAGAAAGGCAGTGTCATCTGTGAGTTTGTGCATGTCCCACAGCAATACGATTGACTATTTTTCTGAAGGGGACTCGTCATTCTATAATGACATTGCTTTGCCTAAATTCTTAGCTGAAATGAACTGAATTCAAGCAACACTAATGCAAAACACAATCAACTAAATGGCCTTCCCTGACTGTCGCGATAATTCCTGATAGAAATACTCTTAACTTTCAACATACAACAAACCAGCAATTTGACTTCCAGTCCGTAATAATCCATATTATCTCGCCACCTATGATGAAACAAGACAGCACAGCAATGCTTGCATACACAAATAAGTTGTCTAATAAACCAAGAAAAGCTAAAGAGCCACTAACAAAGTTAGCAGAACAAAACAACTGCTGAAAACAAACAGGGCATAGAATCTAAGTGCAACAAATATATGATAGAACTAGAAGTAGGTAATTTGCAAGCAAAACCTTGTTCATACTCATGATATCCTGGTTAGCACAAGCATATTAGTCTTACGAACAATAATAATATCATATACTTCCAAGTACCAGCATATTTGGTGTTCCTAATGCTATTAATTATTGGAGAGCCAATTTAATTTCCTAAACAAAAGTGCTTTTTGAAAACATTCACCAACATCTACTCCCCCTTCTCTTTTCACTCAATAAATTAGGAAGCAGAATACAGAAGGAATCCACTAATCAACTGCAGTCATAAAATTGACATGGATAGTTGAAATCAGTTCCTTCATCAAGAAAGAACATTAGTAACATAATCTCCGCTCAGAAGGAAAAAAAATCACAGTAATGATGTAAAGAGACTCGAATGCTCCATCTTCATCAAAAAAGATCCAAATGCTCCACTATAAAAGAATCAGGAGAAAAAGTTCAAATTTTCATGGAGCTTGAAAAAGAGTTTCATGTTAATTCTGAAAGTTACCAGTATTCAAGACCAGGCTCTGATGTTTTATCCTCCTCCGACAATATAAAGTAAACAAAGTCTTCATAACCCATCTTTCCTTCAATTTTACTTGTAAACTTCCTTGGAACCTGACAAAAACATTACAACATGCTAATCCTCTCTGTGCCGTTCCAATTTTATTGGATATCCCTAAGGGACGAAAGAAAATTAAAACATGAACTCCTTATAACGTGATAAACAAGCATTCCTAAAAGTACAACAACTTATTCATTAAATCAGGCAAGGCAAATTGATAAGTGACGAACAGAGTACAAGGAAGACTCCAACCTGAGAAAATATTCTATCAACAATCCTGTATGTAAGGGCATGGTTGCCATATCGAATGAGGTTCTCTTTATCAATCAGAAAATCATGATCCGTATCGAGCTCCCAAAACTTGCAATATATCACGTAAAAGTGTTCGTAAGAGAAATACCTGGAGCAAAAATAAGATGCTCAATGACGTGGCAGATGTATTTGCTTGAATGGCAGAAGTAAAAAGAACTTGACCGACGTTACCAGGGAGTATAATGCGAGCCAAAGTCAGTAGAACAAACTCTAAAAGGTAAAGAAAGTAGCAGAATGTTTGACTTAGTTTTCATGAGAAGCCAGAGTTTCAAAGTAATCTGCAAAAATTGTGATGTGCTTTGTAATGTTTATCTCCCAAAATGGATCTGCTAACCATGTGATGTATAATGCATTTTTTCTATCTTCTTTCTATGACTAGTCAAAGAAGTACAATTTCCTCGCACCACCATTTGCCACATAAACATGTGTCATTAAATCCCGTGACATAGACATTTGGATGTTTACAAGGCAAAGAAAAAAGAACAGATCACATCAAGTGACATAGCAGAAGTGAATCTCTAAAGCTTCCCAAAAAGAAGAAATCAGTGAACTTTTATCATTTCTATATTAAGTCAATCCCGTTGCAATGATATTTACCTAAGGACCTTGTTAATATCTTCTTCTTCATCTGCATGTTGCATTGCAGCAATTAGGTCTGAACGCTTCAGCTCCCTGAGGGTAAGTTGACCATTACCCAATCTATTCACGTAGAAAAATATTCTGTATATTACAGTTTCAGCTGGCCAATGCAAGAAAATTAACTGTTAAGACAGAGTAAAATAGTTTGTAACCCCTCTATGTTACAAACAGGTATTTAAATACAATGTTCATTCCAACTGTTAAGATAGAAAAAAAGACTATCTACTCCATTCCTAATGGTCCCAAACCAAGCATGCTGACAGAGCCCCGCAAAAAGGGTGACGGGTAAAAAGGCTAGCTAATCTAGTTTGAATGGGACTCCTTTAGAAAGAGCAACTAAAGGAAATTTCAAGTCTTAGACGAGAAAGCTTTGCCGAGGAATTAGAGTTCTCGTGCTTGATGTACCAAAAGGCCAGAAATGGTAGTTGAGGATGCGAGATGGCACAGCTAGAAACCGTTAGAAGGATGAGTAACACAGCATACTTAGTTCAACATATAGTTGCCTCAAAAAATACTGTCAAGTTCATCAGAGAAACTCACACCTCACGAATTAATCTAGCACTGAAACAAAAAAACTACACCAAACTGGGGGACCTGTAGCACTTCTAGTTATTTGCTTTGGTTAAATGTAATGGTCCTCTCAAGATAGAAGTTGATAGGGATGTCTAATAGAACAGCTCATGTAGGACAGTGGTAATATACATCCCACAAAACATCTGTCAAATTCAAGGGCACAAAGTTCCGCATGCAAATTTTTAACGAcgtaagaaatatcaaattaattGAGGGCATCAGCGATTAATACAGTATAACATTGAGAAGGTACCATATCGCTCTTGAAATTCAGGTGTGCTCCGTAAGAACTCTAACCCGGGATGTGTTGCCAAAAGCTCTTGAAGAACAGGCTTGAAATCATCCTACAATCAAATTGGTTGAAGTATCAATTGGAACAAGGAAAAAACAGATCTAGCAATCTACAAAACCTTTCTGTTGCAGAAAAATAATCTCCATGTAATCATGAATCAGACCAAATCTTTAGCTCTTTTGGATAGGATGAGTAAGAAACTATAAAGTAATCGTAACAAGTCACTCAAACAAATAACAAACAAAGTAGAGAAAGCACCTGCGTCAGGTGTTTGAGATCTGGCTGCTTCAAGATTGTGTAAATCTGGGTTGCTATATCTTTTGTCAACATGTTTCCGTTGACCCAATAATCAACAAAGGCATCCCTACAGCCATGTTAAGCAAATAGCATCAGCAAACTACTTGAAAAAAGAGTTCCAGACATTGTCAGAAATGAATTAACACTAAATGCTCAGGTATACTCTGCAGTACTAGTACCCTATATCTGCTGTCACTTCCGAGTTTCTCTTTTCAAGCGTTAGTAGTTACAAATAAACACGGGAAAAGGTTATAAGTTTACAAAGCAAAGAGTTACAGATACAGACCAAAAGGAGCTGTCTTAACTGGAACTATCGAAAACAACAGACAAACCTATTAAGTTAATACACTTTAAATGTTTGAGAAATAAAACTCCTATGAAATAATTCCTCCCTTACACAAAACTCCTCTGAAAGGAGCTTACTACAATAG
This sequence is a window from Nicotiana tomentosiformis chromosome 5, ASM39032v3, whole genome shotgun sequence. Protein-coding genes within it:
- the LOC104094393 gene encoding serine/threonine protein phosphatase 2A regulatory subunit B''beta-like isoform X2, producing MDVDLVVDIASLDAELLQLPEFSPLAIKDNPYARRLFDQWLSLPITTSKVKSLLDNAKAGGPLNLTGTSSSTNVASSSSLPSMFPAGSTPPLSPRSSSGSPRTTRHRAGPSILGSPLKLVNEPVKEQIPQFYFQNGRPPPNELKERCLFRINQFFYGHMDGLQMHEFKPITKEICKLPSFFSRALFRKIDVDGTGIITRDAFVDYWVNGNMLTKDIATQIYTILKQPDLKHLTQDDFKPVLQELLATHPGLEFLRSTPEFQERYAETVIYRIFFYVNRLGNGQLTLRELKRSDLIAAMQHADEEEDINKVLRYFSYEHFYVIYCKFWELDTDHDFLIDKENLIRYGNHALTYRIVDRIFSQVPRKFTSKIEGKMGYEDFVYFILSEEDKTSEPGLEYWFKCIDLDGNGVLTRNEMQFFYEEQLHRMECMGQEPVLFEDILCQMVDMISPEDESYFMLHDLKGNKLSGSVFNILFNLNKFMAFETRDPFLIRQERENPNLTEWDRFAHREYIRLSMEEDAEDASNGSADVWDESLEAPF
- the LOC104094393 gene encoding serine/threonine protein phosphatase 2A regulatory subunit B''beta-like isoform X1, with the protein product MDVDLVVDIASLDAELLQLPEFSPLAIKDNPYARRLFDQWLSLPITTSKVKSLLDNAKAGGPLNLTGTSSSTNVASSSSLPSMFPAGSTPPLSPRSSSGSPRTTRHRAGPSILGSPLKLVNEPVKEQIPQQFYFQNGRPPPNELKERCLFRINQFFYGHMDGLQMHEFKPITKEICKLPSFFSRALFRKIDVDGTGIITRDAFVDYWVNGNMLTKDIATQIYTILKQPDLKHLTQDDFKPVLQELLATHPGLEFLRSTPEFQERYAETVIYRIFFYVNRLGNGQLTLRELKRSDLIAAMQHADEEEDINKVLRYFSYEHFYVIYCKFWELDTDHDFLIDKENLIRYGNHALTYRIVDRIFSQVPRKFTSKIEGKMGYEDFVYFILSEEDKTSEPGLEYWFKCIDLDGNGVLTRNEMQFFYEEQLHRMECMGQEPVLFEDILCQMVDMISPEDESYFMLHDLKGNKLSGSVFNILFNLNKFMAFETRDPFLIRQERENPNLTEWDRFAHREYIRLSMEEDAEDASNGSADVWDESLEAPF
- the LOC104094393 gene encoding serine/threonine protein phosphatase 2A regulatory subunit B''beta-like isoform X3; the encoded protein is MDVDLVVDIASLDAELLQLPEFSPLAIKDNPYARRLFDQWLSLPITTSKVKSLLDNAKAGGPLNLTGTSSSTNVASSSSLPSMFPAGSTPPLSPRSSSGSPRTTRHRAGPSILGSPLKLVNEPVKEQIPQQFYFQNGRPPPNELKERCLFRINQFFYGHMDGLQMHEFKPITKEICKLPSFFSRALFRKIDVDGTGIITRDAFVDYWVNGNMLTKDIATQIYTILKQPDLKHLTQDDFKPVLQELLATHPGLEFLRSTPEFQERYAETVIYRIFFYVNRLGNGQLTLRELKRSDLIAAMQHADEEEDINKVLRYFSYEHFYVIYCKFWELDTDHDFLIDKENLIRYGNHALTYRIVDRIFSQVPRKFTSKIEGKMGYEDFVYFILSEEDKTSEPGLEYWWRDNMDYYGLEVKLLVCCMLKVKSISIRNYRDSQGRPFS